One region of Hydrogenobaculum sp. Y04AAS1 genomic DNA includes:
- a CDS encoding D-alanyl-D-alanine carboxypeptidase: MYYNEEDRYTKHKNLKRFLVLLVLGFIFYVGFQLFKGFPKPELELSLKDQQISGSFNISWPTDIRYGVIGTLQSGIISKNPNQGQWPLASVAKIMTAYIILKDHPLPIGQDGPTITVTQKEVNEYEAFKKDGQSVVKVALGEKLTERQLLEGLMIPSANNFAYILARWDAGSVKAFVDKMNKTAQSLGLKDTRYEDPSGASAGTVSTPKDQFKLTQLAMQIPTFRHMVAMPQVNLPIAGIQYNVNYDLGKDNIVGVKTGSSLPAGANFVFDSKQGNIDILGVIFGASGKSSLMTALKDAIILIDTTKTQISTEKLISKNQQIGFIKVSWMKKEIPMLASQDFSTVVYPGMKITYSLYPIKDMKFPIKSNEVIGTLVINYGDSSYSMPVIVSQEIKEPSFLDKLRRVL; this comes from the coding sequence ATGTACTACAACGAAGAAGATAGATATACTAAGCACAAGAATCTAAAAAGGTTTCTTGTGTTGTTGGTGCTTGGATTCATATTTTACGTTGGTTTTCAACTTTTTAAAGGTTTTCCAAAGCCCGAGTTAGAACTTTCTTTGAAAGATCAACAGATATCAGGTTCTTTTAACATCTCCTGGCCCACTGATATAAGGTATGGGGTAATTGGTACACTTCAAAGCGGTATCATATCAAAAAATCCAAATCAAGGTCAATGGCCATTAGCCAGCGTAGCTAAAATAATGACAGCTTATATAATTTTAAAAGATCACCCTCTTCCAATAGGGCAAGATGGACCTACAATTACTGTCACCCAAAAAGAGGTAAACGAATATGAAGCTTTTAAAAAAGATGGCCAATCCGTAGTAAAAGTAGCCTTGGGCGAAAAACTTACAGAAAGACAACTTTTAGAAGGTCTAATGATACCGTCTGCCAACAACTTTGCATATATATTGGCTAGATGGGATGCAGGTAGCGTAAAAGCTTTTGTGGATAAAATGAATAAAACCGCTCAAAGCCTTGGTCTAAAAGATACACGTTACGAGGACCCATCAGGTGCTAGCGCTGGGACTGTAAGCACACCAAAAGATCAATTTAAACTCACCCAGCTTGCCATGCAAATCCCAACTTTTAGACACATGGTAGCTATGCCTCAGGTAAATTTACCGATAGCAGGTATACAGTACAATGTTAACTATGACCTTGGGAAAGACAACATAGTAGGTGTAAAAACTGGTTCTTCTTTACCAGCAGGCGCAAACTTTGTCTTTGACTCAAAACAAGGTAACATAGATATACTAGGTGTAATCTTTGGTGCATCTGGCAAATCTTCTCTTATGACAGCTTTAAAAGACGCCATAATCCTCATAGACACAACAAAAACTCAGATATCTACCGAAAAACTTATATCTAAAAATCAACAGATAGGCTTTATCAAAGTATCTTGGATGAAAAAAGAGATTCCCATGTTGGCATCTCAGGATTTTAGCACCGTAGTTTATCCTGGCATGAAGATAACTTACTCTCTTTATCCTATAAAGGATATGAAATTTCCAATAAAATCTAACGAAGTAATCGGTACTCTTGTTATAAATTATGGAGATTCTAGCTACAGCATGCCAGTAATAGTTTCTCAAGAAATAAAAGAGCCTAGCTTTTTAGACAAATTAAGGAGGGTATTGTGA
- a CDS encoding NUDIX domain-containing protein: MDLDNIKFIGFSDKKLKKFLDKSNYIFWDWINRLKAKDKLQYIKIYGKDAVYFGKEFGRVQVFVKLENLYRGIITLRKKAVAIGVFVFSDDIYQLNVKQFRYPILDEAEEIVAGLIDAIKNSDLEKSIEETIKKEVTEELGIEPTSNIYKSLMESKPIFIKSLYPTIGDSSEEVFLYVLFLKAPKEELKHLCKKEAGNKEENEYTKVSCIKGIENVLNRDYIDAKSFIIQLWLKTKYLEFKQSNFTSFEDFIVNLYK, encoded by the coding sequence ATGGATTTGGATAATATAAAGTTTATAGGATTTTCGGATAAAAAGTTAAAAAAATTTTTGGACAAATCAAACTACATTTTTTGGGATTGGATAAATAGATTAAAAGCTAAAGACAAACTTCAATATATAAAAATATATGGGAAAGATGCCGTATATTTTGGAAAAGAGTTTGGAAGGGTTCAAGTGTTTGTAAAACTTGAAAACCTATATAGGGGCATAATAACCCTTCGCAAAAAAGCTGTGGCAATCGGCGTATTTGTATTTTCCGATGATATATATCAATTAAACGTAAAACAGTTTAGATATCCCATTTTGGATGAAGCAGAAGAAATAGTGGCAGGTCTTATAGATGCTATAAAAAACAGCGATTTAGAAAAATCCATAGAAGAAACTATAAAAAAAGAGGTTACAGAAGAACTTGGCATAGAACCAACATCAAATATATACAAAAGCCTAATGGAATCTAAGCCTATTTTTATAAAATCTCTTTATCCAACCATAGGAGATTCTTCTGAAGAAGTATTTTTGTATGTTTTGTTTTTAAAAGCCCCAAAAGAAGAATTGAAACATCTTTGTAAAAAAGAGGCTGGCAACAAAGAAGAAAACGAATATACAAAAGTTTCATGCATAAAAGGTATAGAAAACGTCTTGAATAGAGATTACATAGACGCCAAAAGCTTTATAATACAGCTTTGGTTAAAAACCAAATACTTAGAATTCAAACAATCTAATTTTACAAGTTTTGAAGATTTTATTGTGAACTTATATAAATAA
- a CDS encoding energy transducer TonB codes for MDLKQETQELPFFLVSILINIFLFSGLAMLFTMRPLLSQYQNPPVNVQLINPPKEVPTPPKPIKLQKFHTKKAYSKPLSPAKGYKPSRGVHKPLQTSALRQRQVFKKGDIKIPVVHHPPKAPPKNISVLSSLEKEIEAQRRQAQTDIEGAIKQVGNLSATISSRGSYLHEGSRKLIYAPPAPVIRAGEFPAPMVLRIFVSPSGYVTRIIILRRSGIAYVDREVVNYVRRFRFEPINGPVESGTITINFKGG; via the coding sequence ATGGATTTAAAGCAAGAAACGCAAGAATTACCGTTTTTTTTGGTATCTATACTGATAAACATATTCTTGTTTTCTGGTTTGGCTATGCTTTTTACCATGAGACCACTTTTAAGCCAATATCAAAATCCACCTGTCAACGTACAGCTAATAAATCCACCAAAAGAAGTACCAACCCCGCCAAAACCTATAAAACTTCAAAAATTTCATACGAAAAAAGCTTACTCTAAACCTTTAAGCCCAGCAAAAGGCTATAAACCATCAAGAGGCGTCCATAAACCCTTGCAAACAAGCGCTTTAAGACAAAGACAGGTATTCAAAAAAGGGGATATAAAAATCCCGGTGGTACACCATCCACCAAAAGCACCGCCAAAAAACATCAGCGTATTGTCATCTTTGGAAAAAGAAATTGAAGCCCAAAGAAGGCAAGCCCAAACAGACATAGAAGGAGCCATAAAACAAGTGGGAAATCTAAGTGCTACTATAAGCTCAAGAGGGTCTTACCTTCATGAGGGTTCTAGAAAGCTTATATACGCACCGCCCGCTCCTGTTATAAGAGCTGGTGAGTTCCCGGCACCTATGGTTTTAAGGATTTTTGTATCACCCTCTGGATATGTAACAAGGATTATTATTTTAAGAAGAAGTGGTATAGCATATGTGGATAGGGAAGTGGTAAACTACGTAAGAAGGTTTAGATTTGAACCTATAAATGGACCAGTAGAAAGTGGTACAATTACTATTAACTTTAAAGGAGGTTAA
- the raiA gene encoding ribosome-associated translation inhibitor RaiA, with translation MQIEFIGKHFEITEHLRAFVESKLSKFKRLLRETGEDQTEIVVTISSARAKHTDDNINKTSIYRVDIDIYIKSNGGGAVHAWEEDKDVYTAIDKVLDEVERQLLKLKERRLNYRRKSSKTKEETREIPLEPLEEEQETKAFVIEETFSVEKPMSVEDAILELTENHMVFLPFMDTKDGKIKILYRKRSDSFGVIDLGCKR, from the coding sequence ATGCAGATTGAGTTTATCGGCAAACACTTTGAAATCACAGAACACTTAAGGGCTTTTGTGGAATCAAAACTATCAAAGTTTAAAAGGCTTTTAAGAGAAACAGGTGAAGACCAAACAGAAATAGTAGTAACAATATCAAGCGCCAGAGCAAAACATACCGACGACAACATCAACAAAACATCCATCTACAGAGTAGATATAGATATCTATATAAAAAGCAACGGCGGTGGTGCGGTGCACGCTTGGGAAGAGGACAAAGATGTCTATACAGCTATAGATAAAGTTTTGGATGAAGTAGAGCGTCAACTTTTAAAACTAAAAGAAAGAAGGCTTAACTATCGTCGTAAAAGCTCAAAAACAAAAGAGGAAACAAGAGAAATACCACTAGAACCACTTGAAGAAGAGCAAGAGACTAAAGCATTTGTAATAGAAGAAACCTTTTCAGTGGAAAAGCCTATGAGCGTTGAAGATGCTATTTTAGAACTAACCGAAAACCACATGGTATTTTTACCTTTTATGGATACAAAAGACGGTAAGATAAAAATTTTATATAGAAAACGTTCAGACAGTTTTGGCGTTATCGACTTAGGGTGTAAAAGATAA
- the secD gene encoding protein translocase subunit SecD: MPKNIFINILIGTFIIIGSLLVVAFKPVNLGLDLKGGISMVLAPDIDKVIKEEYENTASDISKLFLKNHINVLDVTPSQDGIYIDLLNASDYSKVYELLTKYYKNRIDISKVSPLKVKVRFSSIYLSQIKENVITQTVEVLRRRVDQLGVVQPVITRLGNSKVMVELPGVMDLERAKKVLGKTAQLELMEVVDASASLDALQKELKPDEKILPSKDGHEWYLVKKKPIITGADLKTAYESTDSFNNPAVSFELNSKGAEIFGNFTQSHIDKRLAIVLDNRVMSAPVIRSRISDQGQITGNFTPDQVRDLAAILRAGALPTTLHILQDAVVGPTLGKAAIKQSIYAGLASFLFVVFLIITRYKTAGVTATIAIIMNGLLLWAGLVLLGATLTLPGIAGIILNMGIAVDSNVLIFERIKEEIARGNTLRKAVEYGYKRVLSAVYDTHATLLVAALILFQFSSGPVKGFATTLTIGTIASFLSNVYYSKVMIDILAKLRMLKI; this comes from the coding sequence ATGCCAAAGAATATTTTTATCAATATTCTTATAGGGACTTTTATCATAATAGGTTCTTTGCTGGTGGTGGCTTTTAAGCCAGTAAACCTTGGTCTTGACTTGAAAGGGGGCATAAGCATGGTCTTGGCTCCCGATATAGACAAAGTTATAAAAGAAGAGTATGAAAACACAGCCTCTGATATATCAAAACTTTTTTTGAAAAATCATATAAACGTCTTAGATGTAACACCTTCTCAAGATGGTATATACATAGATTTATTAAACGCTTCAGATTACAGCAAAGTTTATGAGCTTTTGACAAAATACTACAAAAATAGAATAGATATTTCCAAAGTATCACCTCTTAAAGTTAAAGTTAGATTTAGCTCTATTTATCTTAGTCAGATAAAAGAAAACGTTATCACTCAAACGGTGGAAGTCCTAAGAAGAAGAGTAGACCAACTTGGCGTAGTGCAACCTGTAATTACAAGGCTTGGCAATTCTAAAGTTATGGTGGAGCTACCCGGTGTTATGGATTTAGAAAGGGCTAAAAAAGTCCTTGGGAAAACCGCTCAGCTTGAGCTCATGGAAGTGGTGGACGCATCAGCTTCTTTAGATGCTTTACAAAAAGAATTAAAACCAGATGAAAAGATATTGCCATCAAAAGATGGACATGAATGGTATTTAGTTAAGAAAAAACCTATAATAACAGGGGCTGATTTAAAAACCGCTTACGAGAGCACCGATAGCTTTAACAACCCTGCTGTTAGCTTTGAACTAAATTCAAAAGGAGCTGAAATATTTGGTAATTTTACCCAGAGCCATATAGATAAAAGGCTTGCTATAGTCCTTGACAACAGAGTTATGTCTGCTCCAGTTATTCGTTCAAGAATATCAGATCAAGGTCAGATAACTGGTAATTTTACACCAGATCAAGTAAGGGACTTGGCCGCTATTTTAAGAGCCGGTGCATTGCCTACAACGCTTCACATACTCCAAGATGCTGTGGTAGGGCCCACTTTGGGAAAAGCGGCTATAAAACAGAGTATCTATGCTGGTTTAGCGTCGTTTTTGTTTGTGGTGTTTTTGATAATAACAAGGTATAAGACAGCAGGGGTCACAGCCACTATAGCTATAATAATGAATGGGCTTCTTCTTTGGGCTGGTCTTGTGCTTTTAGGAGCTACACTTACATTGCCAGGTATTGCAGGTATCATACTAAATATGGGTATAGCGGTAGACTCAAACGTTCTTATTTTTGAGCGTATAAAAGAAGAAATAGCAAGGGGCAACACCCTAAGGAAAGCCGTAGAATACGGTTATAAGAGAGTGCTTAGTGCCGTTTACGATACACACGCCACACTTCTGGTGGCAGCTTTGATACTTTTTCAATTTAGTAGCGGTCCAGTGAAGGGCTTTGCCACCACACTTACTATTGGTACCATAGCATCGTTTTTGTCAAATGTTTATTATTCAAAAGTGATGATAGACATCTTAGCGAAACTAAGAATGCTTAAGATATGA
- a CDS encoding A24 family peptidase — protein sequence MTILILLIFFLLGTIFGSLYNVLIYRLPRGESVVYPNSKCPHCGHKIKPYENIPILSYIFLRGRCSACKNKISMRYPIVEALTGFYFALCVYAFYIKNNENLYVLNIPDAVKTLEALLFGSILIVQSFIDLDWFILLDSFNYAGIVFGLLFSLSNYGFVDIKSSILGILFGGLIPFLIYYIYLKVRKMEGLGIGDIKLLTMIGAFGGIWMVLGAMFFGSLIGLLVSIPTIIKNKNMQYYIPFGPFLSIGAILWMFLDRGILVDRGILVGKFIERVLWT from the coding sequence ATGACAATCCTAATCTTACTTATATTCTTTTTGCTTGGTACTATCTTTGGAAGCCTTTACAACGTTCTAATATATAGACTTCCAAGGGGAGAGTCTGTCGTTTATCCAAATTCCAAGTGCCCTCATTGTGGACATAAGATAAAACCTTATGAAAACATACCCATATTATCTTACATTTTCTTGAGAGGTAGATGCAGTGCTTGCAAAAATAAAATATCTATGAGATATCCTATAGTAGAAGCCCTTACCGGGTTTTATTTTGCCCTTTGTGTTTATGCTTTTTATATAAAAAACAATGAAAATTTATATGTGTTAAATATCCCTGATGCTGTAAAAACATTAGAAGCTTTACTTTTTGGGTCAATACTTATAGTACAATCTTTTATAGATTTAGATTGGTTTATACTCCTTGATAGTTTTAATTACGCTGGCATAGTGTTTGGACTTTTATTTTCTCTTAGTAATTATGGTTTTGTTGATATTAAAAGCTCAATACTTGGGATTTTGTTTGGGGGTTTAATTCCATTTTTAATATACTATATTTATCTTAAGGTTAGGAAGATGGAAGGTCTTGGCATAGGTGATATAAAACTTTTGACCATGATAGGGGCCTTTGGTGGTATCTGGATGGTGCTTGGGGCTATGTTTTTTGGTTCTTTAATAGGGCTTTTGGTAAGTATACCTACTATTATAAAAAATAAAAATATGCAATACTATATACCCTTTGGGCCATTTTTGTCTATTGGTGCAATACTTTGGATGTTTTTAGACCGTGGCATCCTTGTAGACCGTGGCATACTTGTTGGTAAATTTATAGAGAGAGTGTTATGGACTTAG
- a CDS encoding twin-arginine translocase TatA/TatE family subunit, whose protein sequence is MDLGQIIIILVIAYIVLGPEKMMDVATKLGEFTRKAREFIDEIKMQAYIENVNKKVLELEKEQTNTEEKKDGEGTSESSPDGASSGTKTENT, encoded by the coding sequence ATGGACTTAGGTCAGATAATCATAATACTGGTTATAGCGTATATAGTGCTTGGGCCTGAGAAGATGATGGATGTGGCTACAAAGCTTGGAGAGTTTACAAGAAAAGCCAGAGAGTTCATAGATGAGATAAAAATGCAAGCTTATATAGAAAATGTAAATAAAAAAGTGTTAGAGCTTGAGAAAGAACAAACTAATACCGAGGAAAAGAAAGATGGAGAAGGAACTTCCGAAAGCTCCCCTGATGGAGCATCTTCAGGAACTAAGACAGAGAATACTTAA
- the tatC gene encoding twin-arginine translocase subunit TatC: protein MEHLQELRQRILKSIAAVLIFSTISFFYAKYVFEILKYPIDIYYPGMKLITLSPTEPLFIMMEISVIVGIALSIPIILYQIWKFMEPALYPEEKKLVFPLVFFSLILFITGATFAYFLVLPMALKFLIGIGFSQLQAKPMLSAELYINFLLKMLLGFGAAFEMPIFLFMLQRAGIISTKQLKSFRKYFIVVAFFIGALIAPDVSTQILMAFPLIALYEISIFIGRFAVKKQNTSKDIQKAQ from the coding sequence ATGGAGCATCTTCAGGAACTAAGACAGAGAATACTTAAATCTATAGCAGCCGTACTTATATTTTCTACCATAAGCTTTTTTTACGCTAAGTATGTTTTTGAGATTTTAAAATACCCTATAGATATATACTATCCTGGTATGAAACTTATAACGCTATCTCCCACAGAGCCCCTTTTTATCATGATGGAGATATCTGTAATAGTGGGCATCGCCCTGTCAATACCAATAATACTTTATCAAATATGGAAATTTATGGAACCAGCCCTTTATCCTGAAGAAAAAAAGCTTGTTTTTCCTTTGGTGTTTTTCTCTTTGATACTTTTTATAACAGGTGCAACATTCGCCTACTTTTTAGTACTTCCTATGGCACTAAAATTTCTAATAGGTATAGGCTTTAGCCAGCTTCAAGCTAAACCTATGCTATCTGCGGAGCTTTACATAAACTTCTTACTTAAAATGCTTCTTGGTTTTGGCGCAGCTTTTGAGATGCCCATTTTTCTTTTCATGCTACAAAGGGCCGGCATAATATCTACAAAACAATTAAAATCTTTTAGAAAATACTTTATAGTAGTAGCGTTTTTTATAGGTGCTTTGATAGCCCCAGATGTTTCCACTCAAATCCTTATGGCTTTCCCCCTCATTGCCCTTTATGAAATATCTATATTTATAGGTAGATTTGCCGTTAAAAAGCAAAATACTTCAAAAGATATACAAAAAGCCCAATAA
- the carB gene encoding carbamoyl-phosphate synthase large subunit has product MPKNTNIKKILIVGAGPIIIGQAAEFDYSGTQACKALMREGYEVVLVNSNPATIMTDEQLATKTYIEPLSVEVLEEIIKKERPDVLLPTLGGQTALNLAKDLYESGILERYGVGIIGANYEAIKKGEDRALFAKAMEEIGLKVPPNAIVNSISEGMASIKDIGFPAILRPAFTLGGTGGSIVYNLEEFPAKLNAALEASPIHQVLIDKSLIGWKEFELEVIRDTKDNVVIVCSIENFDPMGVHTGDSITVAPAQTLTDKQYQMLRDASLAIIRKIGVDTGGSNIQFAVDPNSDNFYVIEMNPRVSRSSALASKATGFPIAKVAALLAIGYTLDEIKNDITKNTPISFEPSIDYVVVKIPRFDFAKFKESSKILGTTMKSVGEVMAIGRTFKEAFMKAIRSLETDNPYLFMKDYEALSYDELLTNIRIPTPERIFYIKEAFMRGISIEKVNEVSHIDKWFLHQIKELVEAYKQDIPFDKDYIFELKILGFSNKEIAKKFNKTEKEIEELLEGLMPTFKAVDTCAGEFRAYTPYYYSSWEYPYYKIGQEEAIFDND; this is encoded by the coding sequence ATGCCAAAAAATACCAATATAAAGAAAATACTCATCGTAGGAGCAGGTCCTATTATCATAGGCCAAGCGGCAGAATTTGATTATTCTGGTACTCAGGCTTGCAAAGCCCTTATGAGAGAAGGTTATGAAGTAGTGCTGGTAAATTCAAACCCAGCCACCATAATGACAGATGAACAGCTTGCCACTAAGACTTACATAGAACCATTGAGCGTTGAAGTGCTTGAGGAGATTATAAAAAAAGAACGCCCAGATGTCTTACTACCTACCTTAGGAGGGCAAACGGCTTTAAACTTAGCAAAGGATTTATATGAATCGGGCATATTAGAAAGATATGGTGTAGGAATAATAGGTGCCAACTACGAGGCTATCAAAAAAGGTGAAGACAGGGCTCTTTTTGCAAAAGCTATGGAGGAGATAGGTCTAAAAGTTCCACCAAATGCCATAGTAAATTCTATCTCAGAAGGTATGGCCTCTATAAAAGATATAGGATTTCCAGCTATATTAAGGCCAGCTTTTACACTTGGCGGGACAGGGGGTTCTATCGTTTACAACTTAGAAGAGTTTCCAGCTAAGCTAAATGCTGCTTTAGAAGCCTCTCCTATACATCAGGTGCTTATAGACAAATCTCTTATAGGATGGAAGGAGTTTGAGCTTGAAGTCATAAGAGACACAAAAGACAACGTCGTTATAGTTTGTTCTATAGAAAACTTTGATCCTATGGGTGTTCATACTGGAGACTCTATAACAGTAGCACCAGCCCAAACCCTAACCGATAAACAATATCAGATGTTAAGAGATGCAAGCCTTGCCATTATAAGAAAAATAGGTGTTGATACCGGAGGCTCAAATATCCAGTTTGCAGTAGACCCAAACAGCGACAATTTTTACGTGATAGAGATGAACCCAAGGGTTTCAAGAAGCTCAGCCTTGGCTTCTAAGGCCACTGGTTTTCCCATAGCAAAAGTAGCTGCCCTTCTGGCGATTGGATATACCCTTGATGAGATAAAAAACGACATTACAAAAAATACGCCTATAAGCTTTGAGCCAAGCATAGATTATGTTGTAGTAAAAATACCAAGATTTGATTTTGCAAAGTTTAAAGAATCAAGCAAAATTCTTGGTACCACCATGAAATCTGTGGGCGAAGTGATGGCTATAGGAAGAACTTTTAAAGAAGCTTTCATGAAAGCCATAAGAAGTTTAGAAACCGATAATCCATATCTCTTTATGAAAGATTACGAAGCGCTTTCTTACGATGAGCTTCTTACAAACATAAGGATACCAACACCAGAACGTATTTTTTATATAAAAGAAGCGTTTATGAGGGGTATAAGCATAGAAAAAGTGAATGAAGTAAGCCACATAGACAAATGGTTTTTACATCAGATAAAAGAGCTTGTAGAGGCTTACAAACAAGATATACCTTTTGATAAAGATTATATATTTGAGCTAAAAATATTGGGCTTTTCAAATAAAGAAATAGCTAAAAAGTTTAACAAGACAGAAAAAGAGATAGAAGAGCTTTTGGAAGGTCTTATGCCTACTTTTAAAGCGGTGGACACCTGCGCGGGGGAGTTTAGGGCTTATACGCCTTATTATTACTCCTCTTGGGAATATCCATACTATAAAATCGGGCAAGAAGAAGCTATTTTTGACAACGACTAA
- a CDS encoding Rpn family recombination-promoting nuclease/putative transposase yields the protein MDIQPHDTFFKQIFSDPKRVKILLDIFAEDIAQDIHSITPVNTEKFSSKSQKFMLDLLFSCKVEDQDAYIRVVLEHKSYLDKELPTQLLYYNAAIWEEAIKEKEYYPPIINIVFYHGKGEWNIPKSLPVVKNIKLEKYTSKLNYILIDLNRVSDEDIISKTHQDLCMLWAMLTMKHIFDSIESFIKVFELIADYIKTHDYIETTHCIFLTLDYIVYVKDSAEEVENILKELTGGDEKVMTLTEKWKMEGKQEGLQEGLQKGLIKAKKDDIKSAILIKFGILPKELEEKIEITDDIQTLDDIFKKVILATKIEEI from the coding sequence ATGGATATACAACCTCACGATACATTTTTCAAGCAGATATTTTCAGATCCCAAAAGAGTAAAGATACTTCTTGATATCTTTGCAGAGGATATAGCACAAGATATACACTCTATAACACCTGTTAATACAGAAAAGTTTTCTTCTAAATCTCAAAAGTTTATGCTTGATTTACTTTTTAGCTGCAAAGTAGAAGATCAAGATGCATATATACGGGTAGTACTTGAGCACAAATCTTATCTTGATAAAGAACTACCTACTCAGCTTCTATACTACAACGCCGCTATCTGGGAAGAAGCTATAAAAGAAAAAGAGTATTACCCTCCTATTATCAACATTGTTTTTTATCATGGAAAAGGTGAATGGAATATACCTAAATCTTTGCCAGTTGTTAAAAATATCAAATTAGAAAAATACACATCCAAACTTAACTATATACTTATAGATCTAAATCGAGTATCTGATGAAGATATTATAAGTAAGACACATCAAGATCTTTGCATGCTATGGGCTATGCTTACAATGAAACATATATTTGATAGCATAGAAAGCTTTATAAAAGTATTTGAGCTTATAGCAGATTATATCAAAACCCATGATTATATAGAAACGACTCATTGCATATTTTTAACGCTTGATTATATTGTATATGTGAAAGACAGTGCTGAAGAGGTTGAAAATATTTTAAAAGAACTAACAGGAGGTGATGAGAAGGTTATGACACTAACAGAAAAGTGGAAAATGGAAGGCAAACAAGAAGGATTACAAGAAGGATTACAAAAAGGATTAATTAAAGCTAAAAAAGATGACATTAAGAGTGCCATTCTTATAAAGTTTGGGATACTACCAAAAGAGCTTGAAGAGAAAATAGAAATTACAGATGATATACAGACTTTAGACGATATCTTCAAGAAAGTTATACTGGCCACTAAAATTGAAGAAATTTAA
- a CDS encoding tetratricopeptide repeat protein: protein MKKPYIIGGTILLVLIGGFVFNRYVYSKIEYKKGLSYYKNKNYQKALPLFKYAANQGYAPAEEKLGYMYGRGRGVPQDYYEAVHWFKKSAKQGYAKGEFYLGTMYLAGLEVAHDPNKGVYWLKKSAEQGDAEAEDFLGMIYLGGSGVPHDYKKAAYWFKKAAHQGDALGEYLLGRMYQHGLGVPKDHKKASYWIKKAKKQGHAKRKYYLDELRKLKHLLGGY, encoded by the coding sequence ATGAAGAAGCCTTACATTATAGGAGGAACAATATTATTAGTTTTAATTGGTGGTTTTGTTTTTAACAGATACGTGTATAGTAAAATAGAATATAAAAAAGGTCTTTCTTATTATAAAAATAAAAACTACCAAAAAGCATTACCTTTATTTAAATACGCTGCGAATCAAGGATATGCGCCAGCAGAAGAGAAGCTTGGATATATGTATGGACGCGGTCGGGGTGTACCACAGGATTACTATGAAGCTGTACATTGGTTTAAAAAATCTGCTAAACAAGGATATGCAAAAGGAGAATTTTATCTTGGAACGATGTACCTAGCTGGTTTAGAAGTAGCACATGATCCCAATAAAGGTGTATATTGGTTAAAAAAATCTGCTGAACAAGGAGATGCAGAAGCAGAAGATTTTCTTGGAATGATTTACCTAGGTGGTTCAGGAGTACCACACGATTATAAAAAAGCTGCATATTGGTTTAAAAAAGCTGCACATCAAGGTGATGCTTTAGGAGAATATCTTCTTGGTCGTATGTACCAACATGGTTTAGGGGTACCAAAAGATCATAAAAAAGCTTCATATTGGATTAAGAAAGCAAAAAAACAAGGACATGCAAAAAGAAAATATTATCTTGATGAACTTCGTAAATTAAAGCACCTATTAGGTGGTTATTGA